The following are encoded together in the Capsulimonas corticalis genome:
- a CDS encoding biliverdin-producing heme oxygenase: protein MSIELLRRETRQDHQRLEDRLDIHARCATARSYRRLLERFHGFYAPYEAALKRSASLLPDSLHWESRVRLPRLIDDLAAMGVPARQCERLARCPGAPRPETRAEILGCLYVTEGSTLGGQIIRRRIHEMYGSEAPPTAFFEGYGARTGSHWRALCAAIDGALLSPTEQEAMTRVAQGVFRTLETWLCDESPHEEFDA, encoded by the coding sequence ATGTCCATCGAACTTCTGCGCCGCGAAACTCGACAAGACCACCAGCGCCTGGAAGACAGGCTCGATATCCACGCGCGATGCGCCACGGCGCGCTCTTATCGCCGGCTTCTGGAGCGCTTCCATGGCTTTTATGCGCCTTATGAAGCGGCCTTGAAACGGAGCGCCTCACTGCTCCCCGACTCGCTGCACTGGGAATCGCGCGTCCGCCTTCCTCGCCTGATCGACGACTTGGCCGCGATGGGCGTCCCGGCGCGCCAATGCGAGCGGCTCGCGCGCTGCCCCGGCGCTCCGCGCCCCGAAACTCGCGCCGAGATCCTGGGCTGCCTCTATGTCACGGAAGGATCGACGCTCGGCGGACAGATCATCCGCCGCCGAATTCACGAAATGTATGGGAGCGAAGCGCCGCCGACGGCGTTCTTCGAGGGATACGGCGCGCGGACGGGCTCCCATTGGCGCGCGCTGTGCGCGGCGATCGACGGGGCGCTTCTCTCTCCCACCGAACAGGAAGCCATGACGCGGGTGGCGCAAGGCGTCTTCCGCACGCTCGAAACGTGGCTCTGTGACGAATCCCCACACGAGGAATTTGATGCCTGA
- a CDS encoding PAS domain S-box protein yields the protein MIKDQAWETARLEELHAYEILDSEEEAIYSDLAKLASHICGVPIALITFVDEGRQWFKAKVGLEISETPLSMAFCAHAILQDDVLVVSDTTQDLRFADNPFVTGDSHIRFYAGAPLITPSGYALGTICAVDTVVRTLEPEQIEALAALSRQVVNLLETRRKLRLSDEALTMRDASAAALRTGQGRSHAILKSALDCIISIDSFGNILEFNPAAEETFGYTAEEAMGRELAALIVPERFRDAHRQGLSRCLETGTGSLLGSRVEVVAQRKDGAELSVELALVAFDNAGKTEFTAYLRDITERVATLEALQASERQFRAVFDSALDAILVSSNGEFVYANSSLLNLFGFLSEEELAKVPMWTLVAPEDREMVATRGMLRAQGHDVLASYEVRCVRADGSMIDVELYASAYTYQGRNYSVVSLRDITDRKRMEEAISESEERYRLLAEFGSDIITVIAFDGTVLYESPSLTRVLGYEPSEFVGSASARVIHPEDLELVNMAFHDAMWKGGFAEPVTYRIRHKNGSWRYLEMTGNTLTGHPTMEGMIVHSRDVTDRRLAQIELESAHEYLEARVEERTAAVEEANASLQAEIAERMEIERTLRATEEKFRGIFENASEGIFQTTPEGKYISANPALARIYGYSTPADLVAGLTDIADKLYVSPGRRQEFVARISDDGSVSNFESQVLRADGEVVWISENARVVRGDEGEILYYEGTVEDITQRKVLEVERESMLREAIERADHDPLTGLLNHRAFHKRWNEEADRAQRDGSPLGVAILDLDNFSFFNDAYGHAVGDDVLRRVAQTLVACCRGYDILGRYGGDEFIMILPGMDADEMVILEERLNDGLSRTGFRPPGSDNLIPLTVSIGAAVFPDDGGSRTDVLACAAERLGRAKSGGGGGASDTVRAALNRTVEGFPMLNALVSAVDNKDRYTRRHSEDVLVYCLEIAEEMGMDDAAKQRIEIAALLHDVGKIGVPDDILRKPGKLTDEEFEAVKQHPTIGAVIVGAVPGLSDTLDAVRHHHERWDGRGYPAALRGLEIPLIARVMAVADAFSAMTTNRPYRKGMPEEKALAILADGAGTQWDPACVQAFLAAHPPAPMVSDEGEARLAEEPPADN from the coding sequence ATGATCAAGGATCAGGCCTGGGAAACGGCGCGTTTGGAAGAGCTTCATGCGTACGAGATTCTCGACAGCGAAGAAGAGGCGATCTATAGCGATTTGGCGAAGCTCGCCTCGCACATCTGCGGAGTCCCGATTGCGCTGATCACGTTCGTGGATGAGGGGCGCCAGTGGTTCAAGGCGAAGGTCGGGCTGGAGATTTCGGAGACGCCGCTCAGCATGGCCTTCTGCGCGCATGCGATCCTTCAAGATGACGTGCTGGTGGTTTCGGACACTACGCAGGACTTACGGTTTGCCGATAATCCATTTGTCACCGGCGATTCGCATATTCGTTTTTACGCCGGCGCGCCGCTCATCACTCCGTCGGGGTACGCCCTCGGGACCATCTGCGCCGTCGATACGGTCGTTCGCACGCTGGAGCCCGAACAAATTGAGGCGCTTGCGGCGCTGAGCCGGCAGGTGGTGAATCTGCTGGAGACGCGCCGCAAGCTGCGGCTGAGCGATGAAGCGCTGACGATGCGGGACGCCTCGGCGGCCGCGCTGCGCACGGGGCAGGGGCGCTCGCACGCGATTTTGAAATCGGCGCTGGACTGCATCATCTCTATCGACTCCTTCGGCAACATTCTTGAGTTCAATCCCGCCGCCGAGGAGACGTTCGGCTACACCGCTGAAGAGGCGATGGGCCGGGAGCTGGCGGCATTGATTGTCCCCGAGCGGTTCCGCGACGCGCATCGGCAGGGTTTGTCGCGCTGTTTGGAAACGGGGACTGGATCGCTGCTGGGGAGCCGCGTGGAGGTTGTCGCCCAGCGAAAAGACGGCGCCGAGCTTTCCGTCGAGCTCGCGCTGGTGGCGTTCGACAACGCCGGCAAAACCGAGTTCACGGCCTATCTTCGCGATATCACGGAACGTGTCGCGACGCTGGAGGCGCTCCAGGCGAGCGAGCGGCAGTTCCGCGCCGTTTTCGACAGCGCGCTGGACGCCATTTTGGTCTCCAGCAACGGCGAATTTGTCTACGCCAACTCCTCGCTTTTGAACTTGTTCGGTTTCCTCTCCGAGGAGGAGCTGGCCAAGGTTCCCATGTGGACGCTGGTCGCTCCCGAGGACCGGGAGATGGTGGCGACGCGCGGGATGCTGCGCGCGCAGGGACATGATGTCCTGGCGTCCTATGAAGTGCGCTGCGTACGCGCCGACGGCAGCATGATCGATGTGGAGCTTTACGCGTCGGCGTACACCTATCAAGGCCGGAACTATTCGGTCGTGAGCCTGCGCGACATTACCGACCGCAAGCGCATGGAGGAGGCGATCTCCGAGAGTGAGGAGCGTTACCGGCTGCTCGCGGAGTTCGGCTCGGATATTATCACGGTCATCGCGTTCGACGGCACCGTCCTTTATGAAAGCCCGTCGCTGACGCGCGTCCTCGGGTATGAGCCTTCGGAGTTCGTGGGCAGCGCCAGCGCGCGCGTCATCCATCCGGAGGATCTCGAACTGGTCAACATGGCGTTTCACGACGCCATGTGGAAGGGCGGGTTCGCCGAACCCGTCACCTATCGGATCCGCCACAAGAATGGCTCCTGGCGCTATCTGGAGATGACGGGCAATACGCTCACCGGACATCCGACCATGGAAGGCATGATCGTTCATTCCCGCGATGTCACCGACCGGCGCCTGGCCCAGATCGAGCTGGAAAGCGCGCATGAGTATCTGGAAGCGCGGGTCGAGGAGCGCACGGCCGCCGTGGAGGAGGCGAACGCCAGCCTTCAGGCGGAAATCGCGGAGCGCATGGAGATCGAGAGGACGCTGCGCGCGACGGAGGAGAAGTTCCGAGGGATTTTTGAGAACGCCAGCGAGGGCATCTTCCAAACCACGCCCGAAGGAAAGTACATCAGCGCCAATCCGGCGCTCGCGCGCATCTACGGCTACTCCACACCCGCCGATCTGGTCGCGGGCCTTACGGACATCGCGGATAAGCTTTATGTTTCTCCGGGGCGCCGCCAGGAGTTCGTGGCGCGAATTTCGGACGACGGATCCGTTTCAAATTTCGAGTCCCAGGTGCTGCGCGCGGACGGCGAAGTGGTTTGGATCTCGGAAAACGCGCGCGTGGTTCGCGGCGACGAAGGCGAGATCCTTTACTATGAAGGAACCGTTGAGGACATCACGCAGCGCAAAGTGCTGGAGGTGGAGCGCGAAAGCATGCTTCGTGAAGCGATCGAGCGCGCCGATCACGATCCGCTGACGGGCTTGCTCAATCATCGCGCCTTCCACAAGCGCTGGAACGAGGAAGCGGACCGCGCCCAGCGCGACGGCTCGCCTCTGGGCGTCGCGATCCTCGACCTGGACAACTTCTCGTTTTTCAATGATGCGTACGGCCACGCCGTCGGCGACGATGTCCTGCGCCGCGTCGCCCAGACCCTGGTGGCGTGCTGCCGTGGCTACGATATCCTGGGACGGTACGGCGGCGATGAGTTTATTATGATCCTGCCCGGGATGGACGCCGATGAGATGGTGATCCTGGAAGAGCGCCTGAACGACGGGCTTTCCCGCACCGGCTTCCGTCCGCCGGGCTCGGACAATTTGATTCCGCTGACGGTTTCGATCGGCGCCGCGGTCTTCCCCGACGACGGCGGCAGCCGGACCGACGTGCTGGCCTGCGCCGCCGAGCGGCTGGGGCGCGCGAAATCCGGCGGCGGCGGCGGCGCTTCGGACACGGTGCGCGCCGCGCTGAACCGCACGGTGGAAGGCTTCCCGATGCTGAACGCGCTCGTGAGCGCCGTGGACAACAAAGACCGCTACACAAGGCGCCATTCCGAGGATGTGCTGGTCTACTGTCTGGAGATCGCCGAGGAAATGGGGATGGACGACGCCGCGAAGCAGAGGATCGAGATCGCCGCGCTGCTGCACGATGTCGGCAAGATCGGTGTCCCCGACGATATCCTGCGCAAGCCCGGGAAGCTGACCGACGAGGAGTTTGAAGCGGTCAAGCAGCATCCGACGATCGGCGCCGTGATCGTCGGCGCCGTGCCGGGCCTGTCGGATACGCTGGACGCCGTGCGCCATCACCATGAACGCTGGGATGGGCGAGGCTATCCGGCGGCGCTGCGCGGCCTGGAGATACCGCTCATCGCCCGCGTGATGGCGGTCGCCGACGCCTTCAGCGCCATGACCACCAACCGGCCGTATCGCAAAGGCATGCCCGAGGAAAAAGCGCTCGCGATTCTTGCGGACGGCGCCGGAACGCAGTGGGATCCCGCCTGCGTCCAGGCGTTCCTGGCGGCGCATCCGCCCGCGCCGATGGTCTCCGACGAGGGCGAAGCCCGTCTGGCGGAAGAGCCGCCGGCGGATAATTAG